ATACAAAATGAAATGGAGGTGGCATTTAATAACTGGAGAGATGAAAATAATCTTTTACAAGAAATTGCTGAAGATGAAAATCATAAAAGCTTCATTCAAATGCAATGGATTCTTGGTGTAATTACTATCGTTATTATTACAGTCCTAATAATTGTTTGGTTTGGCTTACAACACCTCTTATTAAAGCCTTTAAAATCTATTATGTATCATATTCATAATATAGCGAATGGAGATCTTACTAATAATATAACCATTTCGGGCCGTAATGAGATGGGACAACTAGCTACTAGCTTACACGAAATGCAAGCATCATTAGTAAACACTGTAAATGCAGTACATGCTAATACTAGCGCGGTTCATTTCAGTATAGATGAAATAACTAAAGGAAGCACCGATCTGGCATCTCGTACCGAACAACAGGCTGCCTCATTAGAAGAAACAGCAGCAAGCATGGAAGAGTTAACGACAACAGTAAAACAAAACTCCCAAAATGCAAAAGAAGCCACGAGATTGGCTGAAAGCACTACCGATATCGCGACAAAAGGGGGTCATATAATGAATAAAATCATTAATACAATGACGGAAATAACTCATAGTTCACAACAAATCTCACAAATAACAAATGTAATAAATAGTATTGCATTTCAAACCAATATTCTGGCACTTAATGCAGCGGTCGAAGCAGCTAGAGCAGGAGAACAAGGACGCGGTTTTGCTGTTGTGGCAGATGAAGTACGTAATTTAGCTAGTCGCAGTGCCCAAGCATCAAAAGAAATTAAGGTTCTGGTAGAAAACTCAGAAAATAAAGTAAACACTGGTTCTAATTTAATTAATGAAGCCGGAGAGACAATTGATGAAATTATAAGTGCTATCACTAATGTATGTCATCTTATAAATGAAATCTCCTCTGCTTCTGATGAGCAAAGCCAAGGTATTGAGCAAATAAGTGTAGCCATCACCCAAATAGACCAAGTTACTCATCAAAATGCAACGCTTGTACAAAAATCAACAACTGAGGCACTAGAGTTAAAAACGCAATCAGAACAATTGCAATATGCTGTAGAAAAATTTAAATTAAACTAAATATAATAAATTTAACGTATAAGGTGTTATTTTAAGCAAACGGGTAATTAAATAAACTAGCCTGTTTGCTTTTAGTCATCTACTAAGAAAAAACAAAAAATCCAATAATTAACACTTGAAAAATAAGAGTTAAATAGAATAGTATATTTCTTTACAGTTATAAAATAAAAAGCATATGAAGTATTATTTATTATTAATAACATCATTATTTTTAATTGGATGTCAAGAACGAGTTATTTATTCAGAATTATCCCCCCAAGAAAAAATTCAATACCAAAATATACATGATAGGAATGCAAATGTATTGAAAAAATGTCAAAGAATTCTAAACAAATCGGAACGTATCGATTGTTTTTTTGATAGTAATGATGAAGACTTTGATAGAATTTATTGATAATAAAAAAATCCCACTCTTGGAGTGGGAAAGGTAAGGCAATTTATTAATGATATTTACATGAATAATCTTACTATTAAAGTATAAAAAAAATGAACAATAATGCAATAGTGAAAATATGAAATTCATTACATTATAATGCCCCACTATAGTAGTGCATCATTTTCACCTAACCCGAATTGTGCTTTCATCTCCTCTTCTTTTTGTCTACGTTCCTCTTCCGCTTTCTGTGCCTCTTCCATCTCTCGCATTCTCACGTTATAGATTGATTGCTCTGG
This portion of the Proteus vulgaris genome encodes:
- a CDS encoding methyl-accepting chemotaxis protein, encoding MLNNLNITKSTIFALTIFCALQLITAGFSYSIINKGLHNFQNFENLNKQQQKLSDGVNALIKTRLTIARVAIRYLKSQQDSNHIIDINDMLGVARTTLNEAESHYISWLQSSDINKKQTELIDNIKKTWKNMYETMNLSIEYLSSNDYQSYSNLEAQQIQNEMEVAFNNWRDENNLLQEIAEDENHKSFIQMQWILGVITIVIITVLIIVWFGLQHLLLKPLKSIMYHIHNIANGDLTNNITISGRNEMGQLATSLHEMQASLVNTVNAVHANTSAVHFSIDEITKGSTDLASRTEQQAASLEETAASMEELTTTVKQNSQNAKEATRLAESTTDIATKGGHIMNKIINTMTEITHSSQQISQITNVINSIAFQTNILALNAAVEAARAGEQGRGFAVVADEVRNLASRSAQASKEIKVLVENSENKVNTGSNLINEAGETIDEIISAITNVCHLINEISSASDEQSQGIEQISVAITQIDQVTHQNATLVQKSTTEALELKTQSEQLQYAVEKFKLN